The Pseudomonadota bacterium genome contains the following window.
CGGCGGCCATCGGCGCCCTTCTCGAAAGTCGTGGTCTTTCCATCACTTTCCAGAAACTTGATCCTTACATCAACGTTGACCCCGGCACGATGAACCCATTCCAGCACGGCGAGGTGTACGTAACCGACGACGGCGCTGAAACCGATCTGGATCTCGGCCATTACGAACGGTATACTTCCGCCGTTCTTGGCCAGCGCAACAATTACACCTCCGGCCGGATCTATCACTCGGTTATTTCCAAGGAACGACGCGGCGAATATCTTGGCGGCACGGTCCAGGTAATCCCCCATATTACCGATGAGATTAAAAGCGCCATCCTGCAATTAAACGGTGATGTGGATGTCGCGATCATCGAGATCGGCGGCACCATCGGTGATATCGAAGGGTTGCCTTTTCTTGAGGCCATCCGGCAATTCCGCCTGGATGTCGGCAAACAGGATTCCCTGTTCATTCATGTGACCTGGGTGCCCTATATCAAGACCGCCGGGGAGTTCAAAACCAAACCCACCCAGCACAGCGTCAAGGAACTCCGGGCCATCGGCATCCAGCCCGACATTCTGCTCTGCCGAACGCAAGCGCCGCTCAGCAAAGAACTGAAGGCAAAAATCTCTCTTTTCTGTAATGTTGCCATTGATGAAGTCATTACCGCCCAGGATGTAGACAATATCTACGAAGTCCCCCTCTGCTTTCACAAAGAAGGCCTTGACCGGAAAATACTTGAGCATCTTAACATCTGGACCGGCGCCCCCCGCATTGAACCCTGGGAGAACCTGGTTGAAAAAATACGGCATCCGTCCAAAAAAGTTTTGATTGCAATCATCGGCAAATACGTCGATCTGACCGAATCCTACAAAAGCCTCCATGAGGCCCTGGTTCACGGTGGCGTTGCCAATGATGCAAAAGTCGAGCTCCGATACGTGAGCGCCGAAGACCTGGAAGAAAAACAACCAGCGGAGCTTCTGGAAGGCTGTCACGGAATACTTGTTCCGGGCGGGTTTGGTAAACGCGGCGTACAGGGAAAAATCAATGCTATCACCTATGCCCGGGAAAATAAAATTCCATTTTTCGGGATTTGCCTGGGCATGCAGCTTGCGGTTATTGAATTTGCCCGAAACATCGCCGGCATGAAAGACGCCGACAGCATGGAATTCACCCCTGACACCAAAACTCCGGTCATCTACCTTATGAAGGAATGGTATGATTACCGGACCGGAAAGGTTCAAATCAGGGATGAGACCTCGAATATGGGCGGCACCCTTCGCCTGGGAAGCTACCCCTGTAATCTGTTTGAATCTACTTTTGCACGAAAGGCTTATCAGGTAGAAAGTATCGAAGAACGCCATCGCCATCGTTTTGAGTTCAATCCCCAGTTTCGTGATGAATTGACCGAAAAAGGGCTGATTATCAGTGGTGCGTCCCCTGACAACAATCTTGTCGAAATTGTCGAGTTGGCCGACCACCCATGGTTTCTGGGCTGCCAGTTTCATCCTGAATTCAAATCAGGCCCAATGAAACCCCATCCGCTCTTCAGGGAATTCATTAGAGCGTCGCTCACCTTTTCCGGGGCATGATTTAAGCTCGCCGCGGCAGAATCGCTACGGGGAATGCACCCCAAAATAGCACTTTT
Protein-coding sequences here:
- a CDS encoding CTP synthase, giving the protein MKTQTSKHKTKFIFITGGVLSSLGKGLAAAAIGALLESRGLSITFQKLDPYINVDPGTMNPFQHGEVYVTDDGAETDLDLGHYERYTSAVLGQRNNYTSGRIYHSVISKERRGEYLGGTVQVIPHITDEIKSAILQLNGDVDVAIIEIGGTIGDIEGLPFLEAIRQFRLDVGKQDSLFIHVTWVPYIKTAGEFKTKPTQHSVKELRAIGIQPDILLCRTQAPLSKELKAKISLFCNVAIDEVITAQDVDNIYEVPLCFHKEGLDRKILEHLNIWTGAPRIEPWENLVEKIRHPSKKVLIAIIGKYVDLTESYKSLHEALVHGGVANDAKVELRYVSAEDLEEKQPAELLEGCHGILVPGGFGKRGVQGKINAITYARENKIPFFGICLGMQLAVIEFARNIAGMKDADSMEFTPDTKTPVIYLMKEWYDYRTGKVQIRDETSNMGGTLRLGSYPCNLFESTFARKAYQVESIEERHRHRFEFNPQFRDELTEKGLIISGASPDNNLVEIVELADHPWFLGCQFHPEFKSGPMKPHPLFREFIRASLTFSGA